A section of the Tachysurus fulvidraco isolate hzauxx_2018 chromosome 7, HZAU_PFXX_2.0, whole genome shotgun sequence genome encodes:
- the crabp2b gene encoding cellular retinoic acid-binding protein 2b, which translates to MNMSDQVTDFSGSWRMKSSENFEELLKALGVNVFLRKIAVAAASRPSVEIKQQGETLSIQTSTSVRTTHVSFTVGQIFNETTVDGRPCTSFPKWDSDRKITCEQTLLKGEGPQTSWTRELNDNGELVLTMSAGDVVCTRVYERE; encoded by the exons ATGAACATGAGCGACCAAGTAACAGATTTCTCTGGAAGCTGGAGAATGAAAAGCTCAGAAAACTTCGAAGAGCTGCTTAAAGCGCttg GCGTAAATGTCTTTCTGAGGAAAATCGCTGTAGCGGCAGCATCCAGGCCCTCGGTTGAGATCAAGCAGCAGGGAGAGACTCTGTCCATACAGACATCCACCAGCGTTCGCACTACCCATGTGTCCTTCACTGTGGGTCAGATCTTCAACGAGACCACTGTAGATGGACGACCATGCACG AGTTTTCCAAAATGGGACTCTGACAGAAAGATCACCTGTGAGCAGACTCTGCTGAAGGGTGAGGGACCACAGACATCCTGGACTCGTGAGCTGAACGATAACGGGGAGCTAGTACTA ACTATGAGCGCTGGAGATGTCGTCTGTACTCGTGTCTATGAGCGAGAGTGA